In Desulfarculaceae bacterium, the following are encoded in one genomic region:
- the ruvA gene encoding Holliday junction branch migration protein RuvA, translating into MIASVSGTIITRRPDHVVVECGGVGYRVFVSLTTFCDLPDTGDSVQLLIHTVVRDDHIHLHGFMSEAEWQAFGHLVGVSGVGPKLAQAILSGMPPGDLFAAIRAGDAAKLTAIPGVGKKTAARLVVELEGRLPQGAGEGEAPAEEAAPLLDDAASALMNLGYPEAKAKKAVEKALKEAGEGAGLEEIIKAALKRVVG; encoded by the coding sequence GTGATCGCCTCGGTGAGCGGGACCATAATCACCCGCCGGCCCGACCACGTGGTGGTGGAGTGCGGCGGGGTGGGCTACCGCGTTTTCGTGAGCCTGACCACCTTCTGCGACCTGCCCGACACCGGCGACAGCGTGCAGCTACTCATTCACACCGTGGTGCGCGACGACCACATCCATCTGCACGGCTTCATGTCCGAGGCCGAGTGGCAGGCCTTCGGGCATCTGGTGGGGGTGAGCGGAGTGGGGCCCAAGCTGGCCCAGGCGATCCTGTCCGGCATGCCGCCGGGCGACCTGTTCGCGGCCATCCGGGCCGGGGACGCGGCCAAGCTCACCGCCATACCCGGCGTGGGCAAAAAGACCGCCGCCCGTTTGGTGGTGGAACTGGAGGGCCGCCTGCCCCAGGGCGCGGGCGAGGGCGAGGCCCCGGCCGAGGAGGCCGCCCCGCTTCTGGACGACGCGGCCAGCGCCCTGATGAACCTGGGCTATCCCGAGGCCAAGGCCAAGAAGGCCGTCGAGAAGGCGCTCAAGGAAGCGGGCGAGGGCGCGGGCCTGGAGGAGATCATCAAGGCCGCGCTGAAGCGGGTGGTGGGATAA
- the ruvC gene encoding crossover junction endodeoxyribonuclease RuvC, translated as MAPAPAVLGLDPGSQRTGYAVVAPGEGGRLKLIKAGVISAPAKLSVPQRLGIIHNELSAIIAALRPAEMAVEGVFTAKNARTALVLGQARGVAILAGVNAGLSIHEYPPATVKKSLVGNGRASKEQVRAMAQRLVGMGGKDLPLDASDALALALTHLQSRRLAATLEKLK; from the coding sequence ATGGCCCCCGCCCCCGCCGTGCTGGGGCTGGACCCCGGCAGCCAGCGCACCGGTTACGCGGTGGTGGCTCCCGGCGAGGGCGGGCGGCTCAAGCTGATCAAGGCCGGGGTGATAAGCGCCCCGGCCAAGCTTTCGGTGCCCCAGCGCCTGGGGATCATCCACAACGAGCTCAGCGCCATCATCGCCGCCCTGCGCCCCGCCGAGATGGCGGTGGAGGGGGTGTTCACCGCCAAGAACGCCCGCACCGCCCTGGTGCTGGGCCAGGCGCGGGGGGTGGCCATCCTGGCCGGGGTCAACGCCGGCCTTTCCATCCACGAGTACCCCCCGGCCACGGTGAAGAAGTCCCTGGTGGGCAACGGCCGCGCCAGCAAGGAGCAGGTGCGGGCCATGGCCCAGCGCCTGGTGGGCATGGGCGGCAAGGACCTGCCCCTGGACGCCAGCGACGCCCTGGCCCTGGCACTGACCCATCTGCAAAGCCGCCGCCTGGCGGCCACCCTGGAGAAGCTCAAGTGA
- a CDS encoding YebC/PmpR family DNA-binding transcriptional regulator gives MSGHSKWSTIKRKKGAADAKRGQVFTRMMREITVAAKTGGGDVDGNPRLRTAVAAAKAQNMPKDNIERAIKKGTGELEGVTYEEITYEGYGPGGVAFLVECLTDNKNRAASEIRHIFTKRGGSLAKAGAVGYLFEAKGIITFEKEAVSEDALMEAALEAGAEDVVDEGDVWEVHCAPSDFNAVNEALGEAGLEPVEAEITKQASTTVDIADKGEAAKIMALMEALDEADDAQNVYSNFDIDEAILAELEED, from the coding sequence ATGTCGGGTCACTCCAAATGGAGCACCATTAAGCGCAAGAAGGGCGCCGCCGATGCCAAGCGGGGCCAGGTCTTCACCCGGATGATGCGGGAAATCACCGTGGCCGCCAAAACCGGCGGCGGCGACGTGGACGGCAACCCCCGCCTGCGAACCGCGGTGGCGGCGGCCAAGGCCCAGAACATGCCCAAGGACAACATCGAGCGGGCCATCAAAAAGGGCACCGGCGAGTTGGAGGGGGTCACCTACGAGGAGATCACCTACGAGGGCTACGGCCCCGGCGGCGTGGCCTTTTTGGTCGAGTGCCTCACCGACAACAAGAACCGCGCGGCCAGCGAGATCCGCCATATCTTTACCAAGCGGGGCGGCTCCCTGGCCAAGGCCGGGGCGGTGGGCTACCTCTTCGAGGCCAAGGGCATCATCACCTTCGAAAAGGAGGCGGTGAGCGAGGACGCCCTGATGGAAGCGGCCCTGGAAGCCGGGGCCGAGGACGTGGTGGACGAGGGCGACGTGTGGGAAGTGCACTGCGCGCCCAGCGACTTCAACGCGGTGAACGAGGCCCTGGGCGAGGCCGGCCTGGAGCCGGTGGAGGCCGAGATAACCAAGCAGGCCTCCACCACGGTGGACATCGCCGACAAGGGCGAGGCGGCCAAGATCATGGCCCTGATGGAGGCCCTGGACGAGGCCGACGACGCCCAGAACGTATACTCCAACTTCGACATCGACGAGGCGATCCTGGCGGAGCTGGAGGAAGACTAG
- a CDS encoding RlmE family RNA methyltransferase, producing MTRPGHPDAYYRRAKSQGYAARSVYKLQEMDRRYGLLKSGQAVLDLGCHPGSWLQFAAQKVGKKGRLVGVDLQPPGVQMPPGAHFIQADVLAISPGDIREQTGIESFDLVLSDVAPRTTGIKDRDAAASLELSEAALDMALGLLKPGGSFLAKVYFGPGVDELIRRVKRAFKLGKGHKPDASRSASKEIYILGKGLKKAAQAKET from the coding sequence ATGACCCGCCCAGGACACCCTGACGCCTATTACCGCCGGGCTAAAAGCCAGGGCTATGCCGCCCGTTCGGTGTACAAGCTCCAGGAAATGGACCGGCGCTACGGGTTATTAAAGTCCGGGCAGGCGGTGCTGGATCTCGGATGCCATCCCGGCTCCTGGTTGCAGTTCGCCGCCCAAAAGGTGGGTAAAAAGGGCCGTTTGGTGGGAGTGGACCTGCAGCCGCCGGGGGTACAGATGCCGCCCGGAGCGCATTTTATCCAGGCCGACGTACTAGCGATAAGCCCCGGAGACATCCGGGAGCAAACGGGCATCGAGTCCTTTGACTTGGTGCTAAGCGACGTGGCCCCGCGCACCACCGGCATCAAGGACCGCGACGCGGCGGCCAGCCTGGAGCTGAGCGAGGCGGCCCTGGATATGGCCCTGGGCCTGCTCAAGCCGGGCGGCTCGTTTTTGGCCAAGGTCTATTTCGGACCGGGGGTGGATGAGCTCATCCGCCGGGTGAAAAGGGCCTTCAAGCTGGGCAAGGGGCACAAGCCCGATGCCAGCCGCTCGGCCAGCAAGGAAATATACATCCTGGGCAAGGGCCTGAAAAAGGCGGCCCAGGCCAAAGAAACATAG
- a CDS encoding N-acyl homoserine lactonase family protein, whose product MSSWEIYALRYAGPVETSRAMVLWNQDYDQTHRRAYYFWCLLGPGGPVVVDAGTHPDTARERGLPDYESPDAVLARLGVQADQVPHLVLTHLHWDHAGGAGLFPAAQVHLHREEWRFWSEDPVSRRAPLQWLRDEPSFRALEQAQSEGRLVLHQDGDTLLPGLGLIAAPGHTPGLMALTAETAKGRAILGSDCGHTWENYARDWPSSFICDMPAWLRSMDKLRALAGSERLLIPGHDLAMSTDFPEKVPGVTRLA is encoded by the coding sequence ATGTCCTCTTGGGAAATATACGCGCTACGCTACGCCGGACCGGTGGAGACCAGCCGGGCCATGGTGCTCTGGAACCAGGACTACGACCAGACCCACCGCCGGGCCTACTATTTCTGGTGCCTCCTGGGCCCGGGCGGGCCGGTGGTGGTGGACGCGGGCACCCACCCGGACACCGCGCGGGAGCGGGGCCTGCCCGATTATGAGAGCCCGGACGCGGTGTTGGCCCGCCTGGGAGTGCAAGCCGACCAGGTGCCCCACCTGGTGCTCACCCATCTGCACTGGGACCACGCCGGGGGCGCGGGCCTGTTCCCCGCGGCCCAGGTGCACCTGCACCGCGAGGAGTGGCGTTTCTGGAGCGAGGACCCGGTCTCGCGGCGGGCGCCCTTGCAGTGGCTCCGGGACGAGCCCAGCTTCCGGGCCCTGGAGCAGGCCCAGAGCGAGGGCCGTTTGGTCTTGCACCAGGACGGCGACACCCTGCTGCCCGGCCTGGGGCTTATCGCCGCGCCGGGGCACACCCCGGGGCTCATGGCCCTGACCGCCGAGACCGCCAAAGGCCGCGCGATCCTGGGCAGTGACTGCGGCCACACCTGGGAGAACTACGCCCGGGATTGGCCCAGCTCCTTTATCTGCGACATGCCCGCCTGGCTGCGCTCCATGGACAAGCTGCGCGCCCTGGCCGGCAGCGAGCGCCTGCTCATCCCTGGCCACGACCTGGCCATGAGCACCGACTTCCCGGAAAAGGTTCCCGGGGTCACCCGCCTGGCCTGA
- the groES gene encoding co-chaperone GroES — MKIKPLQDRVIVERLEEETKTAGGIIIPDSAKEKPQQGKILAVGPGKVMDNGTKLEMTVKKGDVVLFGKYSGSEVKIDGKEVLIMREDDILGILD; from the coding sequence ATGAAGATTAAACCGCTGCAGGACCGCGTAATCGTGGAGCGGCTCGAGGAGGAAACCAAGACCGCCGGTGGCATCATCATCCCCGACTCGGCCAAGGAGAAGCCCCAGCAGGGCAAGATTCTCGCCGTGGGCCCCGGCAAGGTCATGGACAACGGTACCAAGCTCGAGATGACCGTGAAGAAGGGCGACGTGGTGCTCTTCGGTAAGTACTCCGGCTCCGAGGTCAAGATCGACGGCAAGGAAGTCCTCATTATGCGCGAGGACGACATCCTGGGCATCCTCGACTAA
- the groL gene encoding chaperonin GroEL (60 kDa chaperone family; promotes refolding of misfolded polypeptides especially under stressful conditions; forms two stacked rings of heptamers to form a barrel-shaped 14mer; ends can be capped by GroES; misfolded proteins enter the barrel where they are refolded when GroES binds), producing MAKELKYDVKAREAMMKGVDALANAVKVTLGPKGRNVVIEKTFGSPTITKDGVTVAKEIELEDKFQNMGAQMVKEVASKTSDVAGDGTTTATILAQIIYREGSKLVAAGHNPMAIKRGIDKAVEGVVAELKKMSKATKDQNEIAQVGTISANNDATIGNIIAEAMNQVGKEGVITVEEAKSMETTLEVVEGMQFDRGYLSPYFVTDPEKMEVNLDDPYLLIHEKKISAMKDLLPVLEQVAKSGRPLVIIAEDVEGEALATLVVNKLRGTLNACAIKAPGFGDRRKAMLEDIAILTGGTVISEDLGVKLDAVTLNDLGTAKKVTVDKDNTTVVDGGGSRNALEGRVRTIRAQIDETTSDYDREKLQERLAKLIGGVAVINVGAATETEMKEKKARVEDALNATRAAVEEGIVPGGGVALLRCYDAADKVRDKVKGEEKSGADIIKRALEEPLRQIAMNAGQEGSIVVEKVKNTKGSEGYNAQTDTYEDLFKAGVIDPTKVTRFALQNAASVSGLLLTTECMIAEKPSDDKGAPAMPGGMPGGMGGMGGMY from the coding sequence ATGGCCAAAGAGCTGAAATACGATGTCAAGGCCCGCGAGGCCATGATGAAGGGCGTGGACGCCCTGGCCAACGCGGTCAAGGTAACCCTGGGCCCCAAGGGCCGCAACGTGGTGATCGAGAAGACCTTCGGCTCCCCCACCATCACCAAGGACGGCGTGACCGTCGCCAAGGAGATCGAGCTGGAGGACAAGTTCCAGAACATGGGCGCCCAGATGGTCAAGGAAGTGGCTTCCAAGACCTCGGACGTGGCCGGCGACGGCACCACCACCGCCACCATCCTGGCCCAGATCATCTACCGCGAGGGCTCCAAGCTCGTGGCCGCCGGCCATAACCCCATGGCCATCAAGCGCGGCATCGACAAGGCCGTCGAGGGCGTGGTCGCCGAGCTCAAGAAGATGTCCAAGGCCACCAAGGACCAGAACGAGATCGCCCAGGTGGGCACCATCTCCGCCAACAACGACGCCACCATCGGCAACATCATCGCCGAGGCCATGAACCAGGTCGGCAAAGAGGGCGTCATCACCGTGGAAGAGGCCAAGAGCATGGAGACCACCCTGGAGGTGGTCGAGGGCATGCAGTTCGACCGCGGCTACCTGAGCCCCTACTTCGTCACCGACCCCGAGAAGATGGAAGTCAACCTCGACGATCCCTACCTTCTTATCCACGAAAAGAAAATCAGCGCCATGAAGGACCTGCTGCCCGTGTTGGAGCAGGTTGCCAAGAGCGGCCGTCCCCTGGTGATCATCGCCGAGGACGTTGAGGGCGAAGCCCTGGCCACCTTGGTGGTGAACAAGCTGCGCGGCACCCTGAACGCCTGCGCCATCAAGGCCCCCGGCTTCGGCGACCGCCGCAAGGCCATGCTCGAGGACATCGCCATCCTCACCGGCGGCACCGTGATCAGCGAGGACCTGGGCGTCAAGCTCGATGCCGTGACCCTGAACGACCTGGGCACCGCCAAGAAGGTCACCGTGGACAAGGACAACACCACTGTCGTCGACGGTGGCGGCAGCCGCAACGCCCTGGAGGGCCGCGTGCGCACCATCCGCGCCCAGATCGATGAGACCACCAGCGACTACGACCGCGAGAAGCTCCAGGAGCGCCTGGCCAAGCTGATCGGCGGCGTGGCGGTGATCAACGTCGGCGCGGCCACCGAGACCGAGATGAAGGAAAAGAAGGCCCGCGTGGAGGACGCCCTGAACGCGACCCGCGCGGCCGTGGAAGAGGGCATCGTGCCCGGCGGCGGCGTGGCCCTGCTGCGCTGCTACGACGCGGCCGACAAGGTGCGCGACAAGGTGAAGGGCGAGGAGAAGTCCGGCGCCGACATCATCAAGCGCGCCCTGGAAGAGCCTCTGCGCCAGATCGCCATGAACGCGGGCCAGGAAGGCTCCATCGTGGTGGAGAAGGTCAAGAACACCAAGGGTTCCGAGGGCTACAACGCCCAGACCGACACCTACGAGGACCTGTTCAAGGCTGGCGTCATCGACCCGACCAAGGTGACCCGCTTCGCCCTGCAGAACGCCGCTTCGGTGTCCGGCCTGCTGCTGACCACCGAGTGCATGATCGCCGAGAAGCCCAGCGACGACAAGGGCGCTCCGGCCATGCCCGGCGGGATGCCCGGCGGCATGGGCGGCATGGGCGGTATGTACTAG
- a CDS encoding transporter, translated as MLATSPARSGICSFSRGCLATLLVLLLCLLATGRAWAGPPFFTDDPEPVPFRHWEFYAAAQGIKGQDGAASTAPHFEINYGALPELQLHLIAPLVWNNPHGGSADYGLGDLELGAKYRFIREGDYRPQVGVFPLLILPSGDQERGLGNGQTQAFLPVWLQKSWGPWTSYGGGGYWINPGAGNQNYWFAGWLLQRRITGWLTLGGELFHTTADTVDGGDATGYNLGAIIDFSPEQHLLLSAGSDLHGEADLYFYLAFQLTWGPPEKGD; from the coding sequence ATGTTAGCCACATCCCCCGCCAGGTCCGGAATCTGCTCCTTCAGTCGGGGCTGCCTGGCCACGCTCCTGGTATTACTGCTTTGTTTGCTGGCAACCGGCCGGGCCTGGGCGGGGCCACCATTTTTCACCGACGATCCCGAGCCCGTGCCCTTTCGGCACTGGGAGTTCTACGCCGCTGCCCAGGGGATTAAAGGACAGGATGGCGCGGCCAGCACCGCCCCCCACTTCGAGATCAACTACGGTGCCCTGCCCGAGCTGCAACTCCACCTGATAGCTCCCCTGGTCTGGAACAACCCCCATGGCGGCTCCGCTGACTACGGCCTGGGGGACCTGGAACTGGGGGCCAAGTACCGCTTCATTCGGGAAGGCGACTACCGGCCCCAGGTGGGTGTCTTCCCCCTATTGATCCTACCCTCCGGCGATCAGGAGCGCGGCCTGGGCAACGGCCAAACCCAGGCCTTTTTGCCGGTGTGGCTGCAAAAGAGTTGGGGGCCATGGACTTCCTACGGCGGCGGGGGCTACTGGATCAATCCCGGGGCGGGCAACCAAAACTATTGGTTCGCGGGGTGGCTGTTGCAACGCCGGATCACCGGATGGCTCACCCTGGGCGGCGAGCTGTTCCACACCACCGCCGACACTGTGGACGGCGGGGACGCCACAGGATACAACCTGGGCGCCATCATCGACTTCAGCCCGGAGCAACACCTGCTCCTCTCGGCCGGCAGCGACCTGCACGGCGAGGCGGACCTGTACTTTTACCTGGCCTTCCAGCTCACCTGGGGACCGCCTGAAAAGGGCGACTAG
- a CDS encoding TlpA family protein disulfide reductase: MSKFIILALAISLLAAAPAAALVGPGEPLKDVTMPDTSGQNHSLADLVKGKVALIVYWSVTCPHCRIEMPKLLSLGRSFEGNPFVLLTVNTDGKAMTPAVKAYAAQSGLPQPWLMDTGPKDTLPLADAYDLIATPAVLVLDKDGKLVLAQELKPDLGQVKKAIRSGF; encoded by the coding sequence GTGAGCAAGTTTATCATATTGGCGCTGGCCATCAGCCTCTTGGCCGCAGCCCCGGCCGCCGCCCTGGTGGGGCCGGGCGAGCCCCTCAAAGACGTGACCATGCCCGACACCAGCGGGCAAAACCATTCCCTGGCCGATCTGGTCAAGGGCAAGGTGGCGCTGATCGTCTATTGGTCCGTCACCTGCCCCCACTGCCGCATCGAGATGCCCAAGCTTCTAAGCCTGGGGCGGAGCTTCGAGGGCAACCCCTTCGTATTGCTCACAGTGAACACCGACGGCAAGGCCATGACCCCGGCGGTGAAGGCCTATGCCGCCCAGTCCGGCCTGCCCCAGCCCTGGCTCATGGACACCGGCCCCAAGGACACCCTACCCCTGGCCGACGCCTACGACCTCATCGCCACCCCGGCGGTATTGGTGTTGGACAAGGACGGCAAGCTGGTGTTGGCCCAGGAGCTCAAGCCTGACTTGGGGCAAGTCAAGAAGGCCATCCGTAGCGGTTTCTAG
- a CDS encoding MBL fold metallo-hydrolase, whose translation MLERLQHGPVTRFKMGREVNGEVIYWCAAYLVDGLLIDSGCVHTAPELLEAVRPSGVKRVVNTHSHEDHIGGNALLAAELGVELLAPAGGLDYIAGNAPPIYPYQEMLWGKAPASRPAPLGELVNTPSYRFEVVPTPGHSSDSVVLWEPHEGWAFVGDLWLVPKPKTSRDFENNRQTMASLRKLRDLGPETLFTGLGDVVSGGVAALGRTIAWLEEQQGRIEYLAAQGVEPAEMVQRLYGGESVMHAFTQGQFCYENFVRSFLKGTGN comes from the coding sequence TTGCTTGAGCGCCTTCAGCACGGCCCGGTGACCCGTTTCAAGATGGGCCGCGAGGTAAACGGCGAAGTCATCTATTGGTGCGCCGCCTATCTGGTGGACGGCCTCCTGATCGACAGCGGCTGTGTGCACACCGCCCCGGAGCTCTTGGAGGCCGTGCGCCCCAGCGGGGTCAAGCGGGTGGTGAACACTCACAGCCACGAGGACCACATCGGGGGCAACGCCCTGTTGGCCGCCGAGCTGGGGGTGGAGCTCCTGGCCCCGGCCGGAGGCCTGGACTACATCGCGGGCAACGCGCCGCCCATCTATCCTTATCAGGAGATGCTCTGGGGCAAGGCCCCGGCCAGCCGCCCCGCGCCCCTGGGCGAGCTGGTGAACACGCCCTCCTATCGCTTCGAGGTGGTGCCCACCCCGGGGCACAGCTCGGACTCGGTGGTGCTCTGGGAGCCCCATGAGGGCTGGGCCTTTGTGGGTGACCTGTGGCTGGTGCCCAAGCCCAAGACCAGCCGCGACTTCGAGAACAACCGCCAAACCATGGCCTCTTTACGCAAGCTCCGGGACCTGGGGCCCGAGACCCTGTTCACCGGCCTGGGCGACGTGGTGAGCGGCGGGGTGGCCGCCCTGGGCCGGACCATCGCCTGGCTGGAGGAGCAGCAGGGCCGCATCGAATACCTGGCCGCCCAAGGGGTGGAGCCGGCCGAGATGGTGCAGCGGCTCTACGGCGGCGAGAGCGTCATGCACGCCTTCACCCAGGGCCAGTTCTGCTATGAGAATTTCGTGCGCTCGTTCCTCAAGGGAACAGGAAATTAA
- a CDS encoding TRAP transporter TatT component family protein codes for MPSIAKKTVLFFAVSLLALCLAGAALAAGAAELIQQADAAYALRTDLAKAKEAAALYEKALAADPKSEEAAWKLARAEYWVGMHSPKDAKLAIFEKGVNAAKRAIAINPKSLPGHYWLGVSYGVYGSAKGIMESLSLVDPIKEEMATVIKLDPNYEAGGPYRVLGRLYFKLPGLFGGDNDKAIENLKIAVKKGPHRYINQIYLAEIYYDEDMVGEAKALLDAVVAGPVEPGYEPETVEWKAQARKMLSSH; via the coding sequence ATGCCGTCCATCGCCAAAAAAACCGTCCTGTTCTTTGCCGTGAGCCTCCTGGCCCTGTGCCTGGCGGGCGCGGCCTTGGCGGCCGGCGCCGCCGAGCTGATCCAGCAGGCCGACGCCGCTTATGCCCTGCGGACCGACCTGGCCAAGGCCAAAGAGGCGGCGGCGCTCTACGAGAAGGCCCTGGCCGCGGACCCCAAGAGCGAGGAGGCGGCCTGGAAGCTGGCCCGGGCGGAGTACTGGGTGGGCATGCACAGCCCCAAGGACGCAAAGCTGGCCATCTTTGAAAAGGGCGTGAACGCGGCCAAGCGGGCCATCGCCATCAACCCCAAGAGCCTTCCCGGCCACTACTGGCTGGGGGTGAGCTACGGGGTCTACGGCAGCGCCAAGGGCATCATGGAGAGCCTGTCGTTGGTGGACCCCATCAAGGAGGAGATGGCCACGGTCATCAAGCTGGACCCCAACTATGAGGCTGGCGGGCCCTACCGTGTGCTGGGGCGGCTCTACTTCAAGCTGCCCGGCCTGTTCGGGGGCGACAATGACAAGGCCATCGAGAATCTGAAGATCGCGGTGAAAAAGGGACCCCACCGCTATATCAACCAGATCTATTTGGCCGAGATCTACTACGACGAGGACATGGTGGGCGAGGCCAAGGCCCTGTTGGACGCGGTGGTGGCCGGTCCGGTGGAGCCGGGCTACGAGCCCGAGACCGTGGAGTGGAAGGCCCAGGCCAGGAAGATGCTCTCCAGCCACTAG
- a CDS encoding ferredoxin encodes MRRPVVDMAACTMCEGCLDLVPEVFALNQAGGYIEVADLESYPEEAVQEAMADCPAEAIFWEEA; translated from the coding sequence ATGCGACGCCCGGTGGTGGACATGGCCGCCTGCACCATGTGCGAGGGCTGCCTGGATCTGGTGCCCGAGGTCTTTGCGCTCAACCAGGCCGGGGGCTACATCGAGGTGGCCGATCTGGAGAGCTACCCCGAGGAGGCGGTGCAAGAGGCCATGGCCGACTGCCCCGCCGAGGCCATCTTCTGGGAGGAGGCGTGA
- a CDS encoding rubrerythrin family protein has protein sequence MKRWRCTVCGYLHEGKSPPDKCPQCGADMNRFVLDAPLEPELEEMVRAAFAGEAKAAARNSAFARRARAEGLPQVAALFAAVAEAERVHAGELLPYLEGAVMSTEENLQAAFEHEIAAKGEHYPPILAAAVKAKRPDLEWALVRARDVEARHAELYKRALSALAADRQVTYHVCEVCGYVFDGSLPETCPVCRSGKDQFKKIG, from the coding sequence ATGAAGCGCTGGCGCTGCACGGTATGCGGTTATCTGCACGAGGGCAAGAGCCCGCCGGACAAGTGCCCCCAGTGCGGGGCGGACATGAACCGCTTCGTGTTGGATGCGCCCCTGGAGCCCGAGCTGGAGGAGATGGTGCGCGCCGCCTTTGCCGGCGAGGCCAAGGCCGCCGCGCGCAACAGCGCCTTTGCCCGCCGGGCCCGGGCCGAGGGCCTGCCCCAGGTGGCCGCCCTGTTCGCGGCGGTGGCCGAGGCCGAGCGGGTGCACGCGGGCGAGCTGCTGCCCTACCTGGAAGGCGCGGTAATGAGCACCGAAGAGAACCTGCAAGCCGCCTTTGAGCACGAGATCGCGGCCAAGGGCGAGCACTACCCGCCCATCCTGGCCGCGGCGGTGAAGGCCAAGCGGCCGGATTTGGAGTGGGCCCTGGTGCGGGCCCGCGACGTGGAGGCGCGCCACGCCGAGCTTTACAAGCGTGCGCTCAGCGCCCTGGCTGCGGACCGCCAGGTCACCTACCACGTGTGCGAGGTCTGCGGCTACGTGTTCGACGGCTCACTGCCCGAGACCTGCCCGGTTTGCCGGAGCGGCAAGGATCAGTTCAAGAAGATCGGTTGA
- a CDS encoding DoxX family membrane protein, whose amino-acid sequence MRSLAEFVSLLSRLFLAGLFLWAAHDKVWDPATFAASVAQYGLIPLWMVNGGSVLMAWLELVLGACLLLGLATRAAAVWASGMLLFFTGLMVYAGITGAGFDCGCFPGQASHPAGYEAALRDALMLLPALWLVVWPGRWLTLGGVSDPRRGGLKLRY is encoded by the coding sequence ATGAGAAGCCTGGCCGAGTTCGTCTCCCTGCTCAGCCGCCTGTTTTTGGCCGGGCTCTTCCTGTGGGCGGCTCACGACAAGGTATGGGACCCGGCCACCTTCGCCGCCTCGGTGGCCCAATACGGCCTTATCCCCCTTTGGATGGTCAACGGGGGCAGCGTGCTCATGGCCTGGCTGGAGCTGGTGTTGGGGGCGTGCCTCTTGTTGGGGCTGGCCACCCGGGCGGCGGCGGTGTGGGCCTCGGGGATGCTTCTGTTCTTCACCGGCCTGATGGTCTACGCGGGTATAACCGGGGCGGGCTTTGACTGCGGCTGCTTCCCGGGCCAGGCGAGCCACCCCGCCGGCTACGAGGCCGCGCTGCGCGACGCCCTGATGCTCCTGCCCGCCCTGTGGCTCGTCGTGTGGCCCGGCCGCTGGCTCACCCTGGGCGGGGTCTCCGATCCCCGGCGGGGCGGCCTGAAGCTGCGCTACTAG